One Pseudomonas sp. AN-1 genomic region harbors:
- the clpK gene encoding heat shock survival AAA family ATPase ClpK, with amino-acid sequence MARKQCQVCGQPATVRVEANLNGRHSTMLLCDDHYRQLVRQQKRTVSPLEALFGSRSGLFEDFLGSDFFRIGDDATPVAADTDDVVDASFGEPAAAGSGAPRRRGSGLASRISEQSEALLQEAAKHAAEFGRSEVDTEHLLLALADSDVVKTILGQFKIKVDDLKRQIESEAKRGDKPFEGEIGVSPRVKDALSRAFVASNELGHSYVGPEHFLVGLAEEGEGLAANLLRRYGLTPQALRQQVSKVVGKGAEDGRAETPTNTPELDKYSRDLTKMARDGKLDPVIGRAQEIETTIEVLARRKKNNPVLIGEPGVGKTAIVEGLAQRMVAGEVPETLRDKRLVELNINAMVAGAKYRGEFEERVQKVLKEISEHQGELILFIDEVHTIVGAGQGGGEGGLDVANVFKPMMARGELNLIGATTLNEYQKYIEKDAALERRFQPVTVPEPTVAQTIMILRGLRDTFEAHHKVSISEDAIIAAAELSDRYITARFLPDKAIDLLDQAAARVKLSATARPVAVQELESELHQLRREQDYVAARKQYDKAAELGKRIEAKEAELKKLIEDWERERASGSAEVKAEHVAQIVSRLTGIPVNELTVEEREKLLHLEQRLHERLVGQDEAVRAVADAVRLSRAGLREGSKPVATFLFLGPTGVGKTELAKALAESIYGDEHALLRIDMSEYGERHTVARLVGAPPGYVGYDEGGQLTEKVRRKPYSVLLLDEIEKAHPDVYNILLQVFDDGRLTDGKGRVVDFTNTIIIATSNLGSDIIQRRLKARGAAGEEYEKTKAEVMDVLRGHFRPEFLNRIDEIIVFHALGKEEIRHIVGLQLDRVARSAASQGVTLTFDQTLIDHFAEEGYKPEFGARELKRLIRSELETALAREMLGGGIGKGDHASARWDDKAERVVFERHESPQTPAEPEQPDAAKAAEAPHGDAGKGSRKKKSASDAS; translated from the coding sequence ATGGCCAGAAAACAATGCCAGGTCTGTGGCCAACCCGCCACCGTGCGGGTGGAAGCCAATCTCAACGGTCGTCACAGCACCATGCTGTTGTGTGACGACCATTACCGCCAACTGGTGCGCCAGCAAAAGCGCACCGTCTCGCCGCTGGAAGCCTTGTTCGGCTCGCGCAGCGGCCTGTTCGAGGACTTCCTCGGCAGTGATTTCTTCCGCATCGGCGACGACGCGACGCCCGTTGCCGCCGATACCGATGACGTGGTCGATGCCTCGTTCGGCGAGCCCGCCGCCGCAGGTTCGGGTGCGCCGCGCCGTCGCGGCAGTGGTTTGGCCAGCCGCATCAGCGAACAGTCGGAAGCCCTGCTGCAGGAGGCCGCCAAACACGCTGCCGAATTTGGCCGCTCCGAGGTGGATACCGAACATCTGCTGCTGGCGCTGGCCGACAGCGACGTGGTCAAGACCATCCTGGGTCAGTTCAAGATCAAGGTCGATGACCTCAAGCGGCAGATCGAGTCCGAGGCCAAGCGCGGAGACAAGCCATTCGAGGGCGAGATCGGCGTGTCGCCCCGCGTGAAGGATGCGCTCAGCCGCGCCTTCGTGGCCTCCAATGAACTCGGCCATTCCTATGTCGGTCCGGAGCACTTCCTGGTCGGTCTGGCCGAGGAAGGCGAAGGTCTGGCCGCCAACCTGCTACGCCGCTACGGCCTGACGCCGCAGGCGCTGCGCCAACAGGTCAGCAAGGTGGTCGGCAAAGGCGCCGAGGATGGCCGCGCCGAGACGCCGACCAACACGCCAGAACTCGACAAGTACTCGCGCGACCTGACCAAGATGGCGCGCGACGGCAAGCTCGACCCGGTGATCGGCCGCGCGCAGGAGATCGAGACCACCATCGAGGTGCTGGCCCGGCGCAAGAAGAACAACCCGGTGCTGATCGGCGAGCCGGGCGTGGGCAAGACCGCCATCGTCGAGGGGCTGGCGCAGCGCATGGTGGCGGGCGAAGTGCCCGAGACGTTGCGCGACAAGCGCCTGGTGGAACTCAACATCAACGCAATGGTGGCTGGCGCCAAGTACCGGGGCGAGTTCGAGGAGCGCGTGCAGAAGGTGCTGAAGGAAATCTCCGAGCACCAGGGTGAGCTGATTCTGTTCATCGACGAGGTGCACACCATCGTCGGTGCCGGCCAGGGTGGTGGCGAAGGCGGGCTGGACGTGGCAAACGTGTTCAAGCCGATGATGGCGCGCGGCGAACTCAACCTGATCGGCGCCACCACGCTCAATGAGTACCAGAAGTACATCGAGAAGGATGCCGCGCTGGAGCGGCGCTTCCAGCCGGTGACGGTGCCCGAGCCGACGGTAGCGCAGACCATCATGATTCTGCGCGGCCTGCGCGACACCTTCGAGGCGCACCACAAGGTCAGCATCTCCGAGGACGCGATCATCGCGGCGGCTGAGTTGTCCGACCGCTACATCACCGCCCGCTTCCTGCCCGACAAGGCCATCGACCTGCTCGACCAGGCGGCCGCGCGCGTGAAGCTGTCGGCCACGGCCCGGCCGGTGGCCGTGCAGGAGCTGGAGTCCGAACTGCACCAGCTGCGGCGTGAACAGGATTACGTGGCCGCGCGCAAGCAGTACGACAAGGCCGCCGAGCTCGGCAAGCGCATCGAGGCCAAGGAGGCCGAGCTCAAGAAGCTGATCGAGGACTGGGAGCGGGAGCGGGCCTCCGGCAGTGCCGAAGTCAAGGCGGAACACGTGGCCCAGATCGTTTCGCGCCTGACCGGCATCCCGGTCAACGAGTTGACGGTGGAAGAGCGCGAAAAGCTGCTGCACCTGGAACAACGGCTGCACGAGCGCCTGGTGGGACAAGACGAGGCGGTCCGTGCCGTGGCCGATGCCGTGCGGCTGTCTCGCGCCGGCCTGCGCGAAGGCAGCAAACCGGTGGCTACCTTCCTGTTCCTGGGCCCGACCGGGGTGGGCAAGACCGAGCTCGCCAAGGCATTGGCCGAATCGATCTACGGCGATGAGCACGCCCTGTTGCGCATCGACATGTCGGAATATGGTGAACGCCACACCGTGGCGCGGCTGGTGGGCGCGCCTCCGGGCTATGTCGGTTACGACGAAGGCGGTCAGCTCACCGAGAAGGTGCGGCGCAAGCCCTACAGTGTGCTGCTGCTCGACGAGATCGAGAAGGCACACCCCGACGTCTACAACATCCTGCTGCAGGTGTTCGATGACGGCCGCCTCACCGACGGCAAGGGCCGGGTGGTGGATTTCACCAACACCATCATCATCGCCACGTCCAACCTGGGTTCGGACATCATCCAGCGACGGCTGAAGGCGCGCGGGGCGGCCGGCGAGGAGTACGAAAAGACCAAGGCCGAGGTGATGGACGTGCTGCGCGGCCACTTCCGGCCCGAGTTCCTCAACCGCATCGACGAGATCATCGTCTTCCATGCGCTGGGCAAGGAGGAGATCCGCCACATCGTTGGCCTGCAGCTCGATCGCGTGGCGCGCAGCGCCGCCAGTCAGGGCGTGACGCTCACCTTCGATCAGACTTTGATCGACCATTTCGCGGAAGAAGGCTACAAGCCGGAGTTCGGTGCGCGTGAACTCAAGCGCCTGATCCGCAGCGAGCTGGAAACCGCGCTGGCACGCGAGATGCTCGGCGGCGGAATCGGCAAGGGCGATCACGCCAGCGCACGCTGGGACGACAAGGCCGAACGCGTGGTGTTCGAACGCCATGAGTCACCGCAGACTCCGGCCGAGCCAGAGCAGCCGGATGCCGCGAAGGCGGCCGAGGCGCCGCATGGCGACGCGGGTAAGGGCTCTCGCAAGAAGAAGTCGGCGAGCGACGCGTCTTAA
- the hsp20-GI gene encoding small heat shock protein sHSP20-GI: MSALTPWDPFRELDELQNRLATMLGRTPQRQGAHTGNEAMTTADWAPMVDISEDENAYVLKLDLPEVPKDAVRVSAENGVLTISGERKLEKDVQGKKFHRIERAYGRFVRSFVLPDNVDPTKVTASMKDGVLEVRLVKAEQAKPKQIEISVN; this comes from the coding sequence ATGTCTGCATTGACTCCGTGGGACCCCTTCCGGGAACTGGATGAATTGCAAAACCGCCTGGCGACGATGTTGGGACGGACACCCCAGCGACAGGGTGCCCATACCGGCAATGAAGCCATGACCACGGCGGACTGGGCACCAATGGTGGACATCAGCGAGGATGAGAACGCATACGTCCTCAAGCTGGATCTGCCGGAGGTCCCCAAGGATGCCGTGCGCGTCAGCGCGGAGAACGGGGTGCTCACCATCAGCGGCGAGCGCAAATTGGAAAAAGATGTGCAGGGCAAGAAATTCCACCGCATCGAACGTGCGTATGGCCGCTTTGTGCGCAGCTTTGTCTTACCTGACAACGTTGATCCGACCAAGGTGACGGCTTCGATGAAAGACGGCGTGCTGGAAGTGCGGCTTGTCAAGGCCGAGCAAGCCAAGCCGAAGCAGATTGAAATTTCAGTCAATTAA
- the yfdX1 gene encoding heat resistance protein YfdX1 — MNIKQPQYIRSALALAVCIGLSGPVLAQSAASPSAAAPSVAPKAAQPQVDDKAAQEAEKKRSELTQDAITALTKTQEALTLLDANKTKEALAALELATGKLELVLARDAKLALAPVDVRVITHDIHANVESVKKAVKLSRELLGDGEVQKARPIVANLASEIVIETDNLPMATYPAAIKSAARLVDSGKIDEAKAELARALNTLVVTQVVLPLPVLRAEAAIAKAEKLAETDKRDAKQNEELSTLLSSVRTEIELAQILGYGKKEDFKPIFDQVKSIEQKSAGGKSGNGWFDELKTRIQKLF, encoded by the coding sequence ATGAATATCAAACAGCCCCAATACATCCGTTCCGCACTTGCCCTGGCGGTCTGCATCGGACTGAGTGGACCGGTTTTGGCCCAATCGGCGGCAAGTCCAAGCGCTGCAGCGCCCTCTGTCGCACCCAAGGCGGCGCAGCCACAAGTAGACGACAAGGCCGCCCAGGAAGCCGAAAAAAAGCGTTCCGAGCTCACTCAGGACGCCATCACGGCGCTCACCAAGACCCAGGAGGCTTTGACCCTCCTTGATGCAAATAAGACCAAGGAGGCGCTCGCTGCGCTGGAACTGGCCACCGGAAAGCTGGAACTGGTATTGGCACGCGACGCCAAACTTGCTTTGGCGCCGGTCGATGTACGCGTCATCACCCATGATATCCACGCCAACGTGGAATCGGTAAAGAAAGCGGTCAAGTTGTCTCGGGAGTTGTTGGGTGATGGCGAGGTGCAAAAGGCCCGGCCCATCGTTGCCAATCTGGCCAGCGAAATCGTGATCGAAACCGACAACCTGCCCATGGCAACGTACCCGGCAGCGATCAAGTCGGCTGCACGGCTCGTCGACAGCGGCAAGATCGACGAAGCCAAAGCAGAGCTCGCCCGAGCACTGAACACGCTGGTGGTCACCCAAGTTGTACTCCCTCTGCCCGTGCTACGGGCCGAAGCCGCGATAGCAAAAGCTGAAAAGCTGGCCGAGACCGACAAGCGCGATGCCAAGCAGAACGAGGAGCTCAGCACCTTGCTGTCGTCCGTGCGCACGGAGATCGAGCTGGCGCAAATCCTGGGTTATGGCAAGAAGGAGGACTTCAAACCCATCTTCGATCAGGTGAAGTCCATTGAGCAAAAGTCGGCTGGTGGCAAAAGCGGCAATGGATGGTTCGACGAGTTGAAGACGCGCATCCAAAAGCTGTTTTGA
- a CDS encoding NAD(P)-binding protein, which translates to MKGPTAPSVSLAIFAVGPNRFSRSGALGQPPQAEEGEVAERARSLRDHVIICGADDVGLLLSRTLRLAGIPHLLLESDRQRVEAGRAMGAPVSYGDASRLDTLAAAGLAHARLVVLTFARPQTALRIAQAVLDRRLSLSVVVATERVTDAQLLRNLPNVRLYSLYLAAGLGLAEQVLLMLGINADQVDHRIEELRQTLSESGGDRP; encoded by the coding sequence ATGAAGGGGCCGACTGCTCCATCGGTCAGTCTCGCGATATTCGCAGTCGGCCCCAATAGATTCAGCCGCTCGGGCGCACTCGGTCAGCCACCGCAGGCCGAAGAAGGCGAAGTCGCCGAGCGGGCGCGGTCGTTGCGCGACCATGTGATCATCTGTGGGGCGGATGACGTCGGGCTGCTGCTGAGCCGAACGCTGCGCCTGGCAGGCATACCGCATTTGCTGCTGGAATCGGACCGCCAACGGGTCGAAGCGGGGCGTGCGATGGGGGCGCCGGTGTCGTATGGCGATGCCAGTCGGCTCGACACCCTGGCCGCCGCCGGATTGGCCCATGCCCGCCTGGTGGTGCTGACGTTTGCCCGTCCGCAGACGGCCCTGCGTATCGCTCAGGCGGTTCTCGACCGCCGCCTGAGCTTGTCCGTGGTGGTGGCCACTGAGCGCGTAACGGATGCCCAGCTTTTGCGTAATCTGCCCAATGTCAGACTGTACTCGTTGTACCTGGCTGCGGGACTGGGACTGGCCGAGCAGGTACTGTTGATGTTGGGCATCAACGCCGACCAAGTCGACCACCGGATCGAGGAATTACGGCAGACACTCAGTGAGTCAGGTGGGGATAGACCATGA